The following DNA comes from Mycobacterium sp. MS1601.
CAAGTCCAATGCCAAGCACTACGCCTCGTCACCGGCTGTCACCGAGTACTTCGAGTTCGAAGGCCGTGACCACTGGACCTGTGGAGCTCCCGGCTGGGAGGCGGTAGCCGATCACGCACTGGACTGGGCACTGGCGTACGCGGACACCGCGCCCAGAGGTAAGCACGTCTGAACCGGACTACCGGAATTCCCGTGGTCTGGCCCTTGCTCGCCGGTTCTTTCGCCGCCGTGTCGTCGAGTCAATCAACCCGGACGGTTCATCGCATACAGCGCCATCCGCCGATTCGACATCTGGTGCTCGCCCAGGAAGTCGCACTTTGCGAACTCACACAGGCGGCGAGCGCCGGTGTTTCGGTAATCGGGGTCGAACATGATGCGCCGACACTGGGGCTCGATGTTGAACAGACTGGCAGCCAAGCGCGGCAACAGGATCGGGCCGAACCCGCGGTTGACGATGTTCACGTCCGCGATGGCAGCGTGCAGGCCCAGATCCCAGGGGTCGGCGTCGTAGCGGGGGGCGATGGAATCCTTGGCCGCGCGATAGACCTCGACGTAGCCGTAGTCCTCACCTTTGAAGCTGCCGATCACGGGGCGTGAGTACTCACCGGCGAGCTGGGCCCGAAGGTAGCCGTGCCACCACTGCACCGGACGGTCGTACTCCCACGCTTCGGCCAGGTGCGGGCGATTCATCCACTCCGAGAGCATCGCCGCGTCGCGGTCGGGATCCACCACGCGGATCGAGTACGGCTGCGGCAACTCCGGAACGGGCGGCGGCGGCACCGCCCTGACCTCATCGGTGATGTCGGTGAGCTCGCGAGGCAGGATGGGCAGCGCGTCAGTCATGATGAGCGCAAAGCCTACCCGAGGCCAGGCTAGGTTTACCTTCCTCAGCGGTCTGCGAGCACCGTGAGCAGCACCGCCGAATCATCGACCGCCGACAGTGCGTGCCGTGTCGGTGGCATCACCAGGAGGTCGCCTGGGGCACACGGCCGCGCAGCACTTGCAGCGTCGCTTCCCCGGGACTGTCGTGCTCACCGAGTGCGCGGCATGTCCGCTGTGAGTCTCCCGCGCTGCGGCCAACTGCTCGTCGACAACCTGTTCGAGAGAGAGCGTCTCCATGGCTTGTCCTCGAATCCGTCACGGGAGCAACAGAATGCCCGTTGTCAGCAAAGCGATCACCTTGACCACCTCGAGTGCCACGTAGCCATGGTGCGCACGGGACCGCGAACCGTCGGCTCCAGCCAGTACCTCATCGGAACGTCGACTCAGGACCGGCCGAACCGCCACGATCTGCAGTACCAGCGCCAGCGCCGGTGTCACGCCTGGGACACGAAACTTCAGCGGTGCTTCCACAAACGAGATCGCCACGACCATGCCCAACCACACGAACACCGCCGCGACAGCTACTGACCAGCCCATACCCATGATCCTCGACACCGCAAGAGCAGAATTCAACGTTCGGTCATGGCTACGTCCTGGTCAGCGATGCGCTCTGCAGCGCGGCTGCCACCCGCCCGCGAAACGCCGGCATCGCGTCGGCTTCAGAAGATCAGGCCGTTTGTCTTGCTGACGGCGGCGGCGTAACGATTCTGGACGTCAGCCCAGTTCACCACGTTCCAGAACGCTTTGACGTAATCAGCCTTGACGTTCTTGTACTGCAGGTAGAACGCATGCTCCCACATGTCGACCTGCAGCAACGGGATGATGCCCAGTGGCACGTTGGCCTGCTGGTCATACAGCTGGAAGGTCAGCAGTCGATCGCCGAGGCTGTCATATCCCAGCACCGCCCAACCCGACCCCTGCAGGCCATTGGCCGCCGCGGTGAACTGGGCGCGAAACTTGTCGAACGACCCGAACTGATCATCGAGGGCGGCCGCGAGATCACCCTGGGGCTTGTCGCCGCCGTTGGGCGACAGGTTTTTCCACCAGATGCTGTGGTTCACGTGCCCACCGAGGTGGAACGCCAGGTTCTTCTCGTGCAGGAAGATCGCGGCGTGATCGTCTCCCGCGCGGGCCTCCTCCAGCTTGGCCACCGCGTCATTGACGCCCTTGACGTAGGTGGCGTGGTGCTTGCTGTGGTGCAGCTCGTTGATCTGCCCCGAGATGTGCGGCTCCAGAGCGCCGTAGTCCCAGTCCAGATCGGGCAGGGTGTACTCCGCCATGCGCTTCCCTTCGTTCGTCACCGTGATCGACCTTTCGAGAATACCTGTCTGGATGTTCAGATGTTGTGATAGCTTGATGTAGCGGTCCGGCCGCCCGCCCGTCGATGCAGCAATCGGTGTCGTCTCGTGGCGAGGCATGGCGGCGCGGCCGACCGTGCTAACTTGCTGCGCTGCAGCTCATTTCAATTCGAGGTGAGTACGTCGGCCGGCGGGTACGGCAGGTCACTGCTGGAGTGCGGGTCGACGCGCACCGGCCGGCCCACGTACGGGAACGCCCGCTGCGGACAGGCCGGGCGATCACAGATCTTGCACCCCGCTCCGATCGCCACCGCGGCGTCGGGGTCGGCCGGATTGATGCCCGCCGAGTAGATGAGTTTCTCGGCATGGGCCAGATCGCATCCCAGGCCGATCGCAAAACTCTTCCTGGGCCCCAGGTAGCTGCTCGGGGTGGAGGTCGTGGTGCGGGCAATCCAGAAGTACGACCGCCCATCAGGCATCTGCGCCACCTGCGTGAGGAACTGATCAGGCTGGGAAAAGGCATGGTGCACCACCCACAGCGGACAGTTTCCACCCACCCGGGAGAAGTGAAATGCGGTGGCCGACTGTCGTTTCGAGATGTTCCCGGCGGAGTCGGTGCGCACGAAGATGAACGGCACGCCCCGCGCGTCGGTGCGCTGCATCGTCGAGAGGCGGTGACAGATGGTCTCGAAACCCACCTCGAAGCGGCGGGCCAGTTGGTCGATGTCGTAGCGCAGCGACTCGGCCTCGGCCAGAAAACGCCGGTAGGGCAACAGCAGCGCGCCGGCGAAGTAGTTCGCCAGCCCGATCCGTGCCACTCCCCTGGCCTCCGGACTGAGCTGGTCGTCGCAGGCCACCAAAGCGGTGATCACGTGATCCTGGGTGAGCAGCGCCAGCTGGGTGGCGAGTTGGAAAGCGCGCTGCCCCGGCTGCAGCCAGCGTGCCACGTACAAGGTCTTGGTATCCACGCGATACCACCTTTTGACGTTGGGCGACAATACATTCCCGTCGTCGAGCTGCACGGTGATGCCGTGTTGGGCAGCCAACAGGTCGGCCAACTGCGCGTCAAGACCACCGATCTGTAGCCGGTTTTCCGCAAACACGGCCTCGGCCGCCATGTCCAGGTCGGCCACATAGTTCTTGCGGTCGTAGAAGAAGTCACGCACCTCCTCGAACGGCATCGGTTGCTGCGCAGCCGTATTGGGGTCGCCGCTGGCCCTGCCGCGGAACACCTCGACCTCGGCGGTCACATCGTGGAATCGGCGGTGCAAACTGACCATCGCCTTGCCCACCTCTGGCATCCGTGCCACCAGTTCCTCGATCTGGGCAGCCGTGGCGGGGCTCTCGGCGAGAATCTCACGCAGGTCGGAGATCAGCCGGGCGTCGGAGTCCGGAGCGAAGTAGTGGGTCGGCAGATCAAATCGCTCGGTCAGCGTCAGCAGCACCGGCACCGTGATGGGGCGTTGATCGTTTTCGAGTTGATTGACATAGCTGGTGGACAGATCCAGGGCGCGAGCCAGTGCCACCTGGGTCAAACCTCGCTCTTCACGCAGTCGCCGCAACCTGGCGCCCGCGAATGTCTTGGCCATGATGCCTCCAGCCGCTCACGGTACCGCACCGCGCTTACACAACATTCGCAAAACAGCCCGCCCAAGGACACATGATTACGCCCTTACAGGCCATTTCGCACTTTGCGCTGCGGGATTAGCGTGCGGATCATGCGTAATCACGAAGTACGGACCCGACGTAGCGCCGATCAGTTCCCTCGATCCGAGCATCTGGCCTGGAAGCTCGCCGAACTGGCCGCCGATCCCGTCGCGGTACCCGCGGACACCGAAGCGATGGTGCTCAACCGCATCATCGACAACGCTGCGGTGTCGGCAGCATCGGTGATCCGCCGACCGGTCACCGTCGCACGTGCGCAGGCACAGGCGCACCGGACCAAACAAGGCGCGACCGTCTTCGGCGTCGAGGGAACCTACTCGCCCGAATGGGCCGCCTGGGCCAACGGTGTGGCCGTCCGCGAGCTGGACTTCCACGACACTTTCCTGGCCGCCGACTACTCGCATCCCGGTGACAACATCCCGGCTCTGGTGGCCGTGGCTCAGCAACTGGGCGTGCGGGGCTCCGACCTGATCCGCGGTATCGCCACCGCGTACGAGGTCCAGATCGATCTGGTGAAAGGTATCTGCCTGCACCGGCACAAGATCGACCACGTGGCACACCTCGGCCCGGCGGTGGCGGCGGGACTGGGCACCATGCTGCGCCTGGACACCGACACCATCTACGCCGCCATCGGCCAGGCGCTGCACCTGACCACTGCCACCCGACAGTCGCGCAAGGGCCTGATCTCCAGCTGGAAGGCCTTTGCACCGGCCTATGCAGGCAAAGTCGCGATCGAGGCCGTCGACCGCGCGATGCGGGGCGAAGGGGCACCCGCCCCGATCTGGGAGGGCGAAGACGGAGTGATCGCCTGGATGCTGGGCGGCCCCGACCACACCTACCAGGTACCACTGCCCGAACCCGGCGAACCGAAACGGGCCATCCTGGACAGCTACACCAAGGAGCACTCCGCCGAGTACCAGAGTCAGGCGCCGATCGACCTCGCCCGCCGGATGCGCAACCGCATAGACGATTTCGACCAGATCGAGTCCATCCTGCTGCGCACCAGCAATCACACCCACGTGGTCATCGGCACGGGTTCGGGAGACCCACAGAAGTTCGATCCCGGTGCCTCCCGCGAAACCCTCGACCACTCGGTGATGTACATCTTCGCGGTGGCCCTGCAGGACGGGACCTGGCATCACGAGCGGTCGTACGCGCCCGAGCGCGCACACCGGCCGGACACCGTCGCGCTGTGGCGCAAGATCTCCACCGTCGAGGATCCGGAATGGACGCGTCGTTACCATTCGGAAGACCCGAGTGAGAAGGCATTCGGCGCCCGCGCCGAGATCACACTGCGCGACGGCACAGTGATCGTCGACGAGCTGGCGGTGGCCGACGCGCATCCCCTGGGCGCCCGTCCGTTCGAGCGGGACCAGTACGTTGCCAAGTTCACCGAACTCGCCGAGGGCGTCATCGAACCGAGTGAACAACAACGCTTCCTCGATGTGGTGGCCCGAGTCAGCGAACTCGAGGCCGGTGCCCTCGGCGGGTTGAACCCGTTGGTGGATCCGCGGGTGCTGGACAAGGCGCCGACGATTCCGTCCGGGATCTTCCGGTGACCGGGCTGTTGGCCGCCTCCACGTCCGCGGCCCAGAAGCGTTCCCACTTCCGTACCGTTCTCAACTCTGGTCAGCTGCAGCGCTTTCCGGGCGCATTCTCCCCGCTGGTGGCCAAGCTGGTCACCGAGATCGGGTTCGAGGGGGTGTATGTCTCCGGGGCCGTGCTGTCGGCGGACCTGGGCCTACCCGATATCGGCCTGACCACGTTGTCCGAGGTCTCCGCGCGCGGAGCTCAGATCGCCGCCGTGACCGATCTGCCGACCCTGATCGACGCGGACACCGGCTTCGGCGAACCGATGAGCTCTGCCCGCACGGTGACCGTGCTCGAAGACTGCGGACTTGCCGGCCTGCACCTGGAGGACCAGGTGAACCCGAAGCGCTGCGGTCACCTCGACGGCAAGGCGGTGGTGCCCACATCGGAGATGGTCAAGCGGCTGCGTGCAGCGGTATCTGCTCGTCGCGATCCGAACTTCGTGATCTGTGCACGGACGGACGCCGCAGGCATCGAGGGGGTGCCCGCGGCCATCGAGCGTGCCAAGGCCTACGCCGACGCCGGAGCAGACCTCATCTTCACCGAGGCACTCACCACGCCGGCCGATTTCGAACAGTTCCGGGCCGCCGTGCAGACCCCGCTGCTGGCGAACATGACCGAGTTCGGCAAGTCCGATCTGCTCACCACACGGCAGCTGGCCGACATCGGCTACAACGTCGTCATCTACCCGGTATCCACGCTGCGACTGGCGATGCACGCCGTGGAGACCGGACTCCGCGAGATCCATTCGACGGGAACACAATCCGGGATCCTGGACCGGATGCAGCAGCGCAGCCGACTCTACGAACTGCTGCGCTACGCCGACTACAACGAGTTTGACTCCGACATCTACAATTTCGCCCTGCAAGGAGCGCGGACATGAGCACACCCACCATCCACAAGGGGTTGGCCGGCGTCGTCGTGGACACTACGGCCATCTCCAAGGTGGTTCCGGAGACCAACACGCTCACCTACCGCGGTTACCCGGTGCAGGACCTGGCCGCGCAGTGCAGTTTCGAGCAGGTCGCCTACCTGCTGTGGAACGGAGAGCTGCCGACCCCGCATCAGTTGGAGCTGTTCTCCCAGCGGGAGCGGGCGGCGCGGCGACTGGACCGCTCCATGCAGTCGTTGCTGGCCAAGCTTCCCGACACCTGCCATCCGATGGACGTGGTGCGCACCGCCATCAGCTATCTGGGTGCCGAGGACCCCGATGAGGACGACCCGTCCACCAACCACGCCACATCGCTGCGGATGTTCGCCGTGCTGCCCACCATCGTCGCCTTCGACATGCGCCGTCGGCGCGGGCTCGAACCCATTGCCCCGCACAGTCATCTGAGCTATGCCGAGAACTTCCTGAACATGTGCTTCGGCGCCGTTCCCGAACCGGTGGTGGTGCAAGCCTTCGAGCAGTCGATGGTGCTCTACGCCGAGCACAGCTTCAATGCCTCCACTTTCGCCGCAAGGGTGGTGACGTCCACCCAGTCGGATATCTACAGCGCCGTCACCGCAGCCATCGGTGCGCTCAAGGGCTCACTTCACGGCGGCGCCAACGAAGCCGTCATGCATGACATGCTCGCCATCGGCAGCGCCGACCGGGCCGCGGAATGGTTGCACGCCAGGCTGTCCCGCAAGCAGAAGGTGATGGGGTTCGGCCATCGGGTCTACCGCAACGGCGACTCGCGGGTGCCGACGATGAAGGCAGCCCTGGTCCGGGTGGCAGCGGTGCGCGACGGCCAACGCTGGCTGGACATCTATGAGGTGCTGGAGCGCGCCATGGCGGCCACCACCGGAATCAAGCCCAATCTCGACTTCCCCACCGGTCCTGCTTACCACCTGATGGGGTTCGACATTCCGAGTTTCACACCAATTTTCGTGATGAGCCGCATCACCGGCTGGACCGCGCACATCATCGAGCAGGCCGCGTCCAATGCCCTGATCCGGCCGCTGAGCGAGTATTCGGGTCCGCCGCAGCGGGCGCTCTGATTTGGGCGTGATTCCCACCGCGCAGCGGTGGGAATCACGCCCAAATCGCATGAACTACTCGGCGCGTACCTGTCGGGCGGCGGCCACCATGTTGCGCAACGAGGCCCTCACCTCCTCGGTGCGACGGGTTTTGAGCCCGCAGTCGGGGTTGACCCACAACCGCTCGGCAGTCACAGCAGCCATCGCGGCACGCAACGACACGGCCATCTCCTCGGTGGTGGGCACCCGCGGCGAATGGATGTCGTAGACACCGGGTCCCACGCTGTTGCCGAAGCCGATCGCGTTCAGGTCGTCGAGCACCTCCATGTGCGAGCGGGCCGCCTCGATGGAGGTGACGTCGGCATCCAGGTCGGCGATGGCCCCGATCACCTCTCCGAACTCCGAATAGCACAAGTGCGTGTGAATCTGGGTGCAGTCGCTGACCCCGGACGTCGACAGCCGGAACGCAGCCACCGCCCAGCGCAGGTACTCCTCTTTGTCCTTGACGCGCAAGGGCAGCAACTCCCGTAGTGCCGGTTCGTCGACCTGGATGATCGCGATGCCCGCTGTTTGCAGATCCACCGTCTCGTCACGGATCGCCAGCGCGATCTGATTGGCGGTGTCCGCCAACGGCTGGTCATCGCGGACGAAAGACCAGGCCAGAATCGTCACCGGCCCGGTCAGCATGCCTTTGACCGGCTTGTCGGTCAGCGACTGGGCATAGGTGGCCCAGTCGACCGTCATCGGCCGCCGCCGCACCACGTCGCCGTAGAGGATCGGCGGTCGCACACACCGGGTGCC
Coding sequences within:
- the prpB gene encoding methylisocitrate lyase; the encoded protein is MTGLLAASTSAAQKRSHFRTVLNSGQLQRFPGAFSPLVAKLVTEIGFEGVYVSGAVLSADLGLPDIGLTTLSEVSARGAQIAAVTDLPTLIDADTGFGEPMSSARTVTVLEDCGLAGLHLEDQVNPKRCGHLDGKAVVPTSEMVKRLRAAVSARRDPNFVICARTDAAGIEGVPAAIERAKAYADAGADLIFTEALTTPADFEQFRAAVQTPLLANMTEFGKSDLLTTRQLADIGYNVVIYPVSTLRLAMHAVETGLREIHSTGTQSGILDRMQQRSRLYELLRYADYNEFDSDIYNFALQGART
- the prpD gene encoding 2-methylcitrate dehydratase PrpD, coding for MRNHEVRTRRSADQFPRSEHLAWKLAELAADPVAVPADTEAMVLNRIIDNAAVSAASVIRRPVTVARAQAQAHRTKQGATVFGVEGTYSPEWAAWANGVAVRELDFHDTFLAADYSHPGDNIPALVAVAQQLGVRGSDLIRGIATAYEVQIDLVKGICLHRHKIDHVAHLGPAVAAGLGTMLRLDTDTIYAAIGQALHLTTATRQSRKGLISSWKAFAPAYAGKVAIEAVDRAMRGEGAPAPIWEGEDGVIAWMLGGPDHTYQVPLPEPGEPKRAILDSYTKEHSAEYQSQAPIDLARRMRNRIDDFDQIESILLRTSNHTHVVIGTGSGDPQKFDPGASRETLDHSVMYIFAVALQDGTWHHERSYAPERAHRPDTVALWRKISTVEDPEWTRRYHSEDPSEKAFGARAEITLRDGTVIVDELAVADAHPLGARPFERDQYVAKFTELAEGVIEPSEQQRFLDVVARVSELEAGALGGLNPLVDPRVLDKAPTIPSGIFR
- a CDS encoding GNAT family N-acetyltransferase; this translates as MTDALPILPRELTDITDEVRAVPPPPVPELPQPYSIRVVDPDRDAAMLSEWMNRPHLAEAWEYDRPVQWWHGYLRAQLAGEYSRPVIGSFKGEDYGYVEVYRAAKDSIAPRYDADPWDLGLHAAIADVNIVNRGFGPILLPRLAASLFNIEPQCRRIMFDPDYRNTGARRLCEFAKCDFLGEHQMSNRRMALYAMNRPG
- a CDS encoding short-chain fatty acyl-CoA regulator family protein gives rise to the protein MAKTFAGARLRRLREERGLTQVALARALDLSTSYVNQLENDQRPITVPVLLTLTERFDLPTHYFAPDSDARLISDLREILAESPATAAQIEELVARMPEVGKAMVSLHRRFHDVTAEVEVFRGRASGDPNTAAQQPMPFEEVRDFFYDRKNYVADLDMAAEAVFAENRLQIGGLDAQLADLLAAQHGITVQLDDGNVLSPNVKRWYRVDTKTLYVARWLQPGQRAFQLATQLALLTQDHVITALVACDDQLSPEARGVARIGLANYFAGALLLPYRRFLAEAESLRYDIDQLARRFEVGFETICHRLSTMQRTDARGVPFIFVRTDSAGNISKRQSATAFHFSRVGGNCPLWVVHHAFSQPDQFLTQVAQMPDGRSYFWIARTTTSTPSSYLGPRKSFAIGLGCDLAHAEKLIYSAGINPADPDAAVAIGAGCKICDRPACPQRAFPYVGRPVRVDPHSSSDLPYPPADVLTSN
- a CDS encoding superoxide dismutase — translated: MAEYTLPDLDWDYGALEPHISGQINELHHSKHHATYVKGVNDAVAKLEEARAGDDHAAIFLHEKNLAFHLGGHVNHSIWWKNLSPNGGDKPQGDLAAALDDQFGSFDKFRAQFTAAANGLQGSGWAVLGYDSLGDRLLTFQLYDQQANVPLGIIPLLQVDMWEHAFYLQYKNVKADYVKAFWNVVNWADVQNRYAAAVSKTNGLIF
- a CDS encoding bifunctional 2-methylcitrate synthase/citrate synthase, whose product is MSTPTIHKGLAGVVVDTTAISKVVPETNTLTYRGYPVQDLAAQCSFEQVAYLLWNGELPTPHQLELFSQRERAARRLDRSMQSLLAKLPDTCHPMDVVRTAISYLGAEDPDEDDPSTNHATSLRMFAVLPTIVAFDMRRRRGLEPIAPHSHLSYAENFLNMCFGAVPEPVVVQAFEQSMVLYAEHSFNASTFAARVVTSTQSDIYSAVTAAIGALKGSLHGGANEAVMHDMLAIGSADRAAEWLHARLSRKQKVMGFGHRVYRNGDSRVPTMKAALVRVAAVRDGQRWLDIYEVLERAMAATTGIKPNLDFPTGPAYHLMGFDIPSFTPIFVMSRITGWTAHIIEQAASNALIRPLSEYSGPPQRAL